In Spirobacillus cienkowskii, a genomic segment contains:
- the pyrF gene encoding orotidine-5'-phosphate decarboxylase — translation MQNKLNKNIKLCLGIDPNPTEHKFKQFKECVYKHMEILDFCKNSLYNIIIKPQFAFFLSFGNKGLLLLEELVAQFQNTFTIILDGKFNDISNSLQAYLHFAFNTLGVHGLTISPFLGEKSIQVSFEYCAKRWGKRGRVYILCATTESSSQELSFIHNNWKNILLATSKQQKEVFKNTTDLYQIAGVVVGANHNSILLSPEIKDSGLSILAPGLGFQSQKWNIIQECANQPNEIIFPISRAIFAGGNTTTLQMHKNLNEIQQYF, via the coding sequence GTGCAAAACAAATTAAATAAAAATATTAAACTTTGTTTAGGGATTGATCCTAATCCAACAGAACATAAGTTTAAACAATTTAAAGAATGTGTGTACAAACATATGGAAATTCTAGATTTTTGTAAAAATTCGCTCTACAATATTATTATTAAACCACAATTCGCTTTTTTTCTTTCTTTTGGAAATAAAGGATTACTTTTGCTTGAAGAATTGGTTGCGCAATTTCAAAATACTTTTACAATTATTTTAGATGGCAAGTTTAATGATATTTCAAACTCTCTCCAAGCATATCTTCATTTTGCTTTCAACACATTAGGAGTTCATGGATTAACCATTAGCCCCTTTCTTGGAGAAAAGTCTATTCAAGTTTCTTTTGAATACTGTGCAAAAAGATGGGGAAAAAGAGGTCGAGTTTATATTCTTTGTGCAACCACAGAATCTAGTTCGCAAGAATTATCTTTTATTCACAATAACTGGAAAAATATTTTACTAGCAACCAGCAAGCAACAAAAAGAGGTTTTTAAAAATACGACTGATTTGTATCAAATAGCAGGTGTTGTTGTTGGAGCTAATCATAATTCTATTCTTTTATCGCCCGAAATTAAAGACAGTGGCCTATCAATACTGGCACCTGGTCTTGGTTTTCAATCACAAAAATGGAATATTATTCAAGAATGCGCTAACCAACCCAATGAAATTATTTTTCCTATTAGCAGAGCTATTTTTGCAGGAGGTAACACGACTACCCTGCAAATGCACAAAAACCTAAATGAGATTCAACAATATTTCTAA
- a CDS encoding 5-(carboxyamino)imidazole ribonucleotide synthase produces MKTIGILGGGQLGSMLSDALQKLGCKVIFYAPEPFSPSFLRTPFFYQACWLDYEKLSSFFSECDIITYEFENVPTELLTKLQQQTGKKIFPSIEILKTTQNRILEKNFLLQHNYPTCQFISIENYDNLIKVTDDFPFPYIIKTAAGGYDGKGQWIINSSNELNQFIKTLTKENFVPLILEEKLSLLQEASCIVARNMQGSSVCFPIFDNIHVNNILHQTTLPSSLPTAVQEKIKMLALQAAQDLDVVGLLTTEFFITKKPSHLDKQKNIEDLYIYINEFAPRPHNSGHITQKSCNFSQFDALARVLLNYPLHSPQLLPGNYCMTNLLGETWLAQDFNNNKTLNLAAWKNFPEVIDITLYGKIEPTSKRKMGHFVTYSNDQKTSILVADTFKEQLSAKQIK; encoded by the coding sequence ATGAAAACAATTGGAATTTTAGGTGGTGGTCAACTTGGAAGTATGCTCTCTGATGCGCTGCAAAAATTAGGTTGTAAAGTCATTTTTTATGCACCAGAACCCTTTTCGCCTTCGTTTTTACGCACACCTTTTTTTTATCAAGCTTGTTGGCTAGATTACGAAAAGTTATCTTCATTTTTTTCTGAATGTGATATTATAACATATGAATTTGAAAATGTACCCACTGAACTTTTAACTAAGTTACAACAACAAACTGGGAAAAAAATTTTTCCTTCAATAGAAATTTTAAAGACAACCCAAAACAGAATTTTAGAAAAAAATTTTTTATTACAACATAATTATCCAACTTGCCAATTTATTTCAATAGAAAATTATGATAATTTAATTAAAGTTACAGATGATTTTCCGTTTCCATATATTATTAAAACAGCTGCTGGTGGTTATGATGGAAAAGGGCAGTGGATAATTAATAGTTCTAATGAATTAAATCAATTTATAAAAACTTTGACAAAAGAAAATTTTGTTCCTCTAATTCTTGAAGAAAAACTTTCACTTTTACAAGAAGCAAGTTGTATTGTTGCACGCAATATGCAAGGTTCTAGTGTTTGTTTTCCAATTTTTGATAATATACATGTTAATAATATTTTACATCAAACAACATTACCTTCATCTTTGCCAACCGCTGTGCAAGAAAAAATTAAAATGCTTGCGTTACAAGCGGCACAAGATTTAGATGTAGTTGGATTATTAACAACTGAATTTTTTATTACTAAAAAACCATCACATTTAGATAAACAAAAAAATATAGAAGATTTATATATTTATATTAATGAATTTGCACCTCGTCCTCATAACTCTGGACACATAACTCAAAAATCTTGTAACTTTAGCCAGTTTGATGCATTGGCTCGTGTGTTGTTAAATTATCCTTTACACTCACCCCAATTATTACCAGGAAATTACTGTATGACTAATTTACTTGGCGAAACTTGGTTAGCACAAGATTTTAATAATAATAAAACTTTAAATTTAGCTGCATGGAAAAACTTTCCTGAAGTGATTGATATTACTCTTTATGGAAAAATAGAACCAACTTCAAAAAGAAAAATGGGACATTTTGTTACGTATTCCAATGATCAAAAAACTTCTATTCTTGTTGCAGATACATTTAAGGAGCAATTAAGTGCAAAACAAATTAAATAA
- a CDS encoding phosphoribosylaminoimidazolesuccinocarboxamide synthase, with product MEMVKNVHLGKVRNSIILNNNTRIIQTSNRISAFDFIFPFEVEKKGEILQAISVWNFLKTSHIIENNLIGCLSNSHTLVKNAEVFPIEIIVRGYLTGSLWRMYSEHGTLEVYKNFGIALPEGMAQNQKFPHPIITPAIKVQGNHDQPISNHEAAKIVGKDNWEFICTKALELFNFGQSQAHSRELILVDTKYEMGIFEDRIILVDEVHTPDSSRYWYAIDNNTTTPKQLSKEFLREEILTLFNNSIENVLSNPTEHPFLQDTEQTKHLAQKITERYQELYQTLIGTISTQEIFHHCLADWPMPSHLFDEIILSATYPSKVLVIGNGGRDYSIYSSVAKLPEVNTVFCASGDRLWQSPKYSHCPYSQIQDIARFAKDHNVGLVISGPEIPIAQGIAEACSTYQIPVLAPSLSCASLETSKIFSKEIMHAAGVLTPRSTAISWTHLKNALQQHLTEGHTPDLTLPCVIKYDGLAAGKGVFLLQTVDDISCALHSIENNISDWAQLLNQLKTPSFSKIQGEPFFLIEELITGYELSVIALCNAEQFRLLPIAQDYKRRDDHQSGPNTGGMGTLAPMFVSNPIMEQITATFSKTLKELSLRNMPYYGFLFAGFMVDKQQSAWLLEYNCRLGDPETQVILPGLQRDFYIECLRTSKKLPFLFQNKIQTPFDHDQLKRVFVVGAAPEYPFTTPERREVLLPSAHEIEKLNCELIPSAIETDKTTTGGRILGVLAAHTSFSNARNNAYEIMNAVKLKNNFGDEISPHFRTDIGLEFENNN from the coding sequence ATGGAAATGGTTAAAAATGTTCATCTGGGTAAAGTCAGAAATTCTATTATTTTAAACAACAATACAAGAATTATTCAGACATCAAACCGTATTTCAGCTTTTGATTTTATTTTTCCGTTTGAAGTAGAAAAAAAAGGAGAAATTCTCCAAGCAATTTCCGTTTGGAATTTTTTAAAAACCTCACATATTATTGAAAATAACTTAATTGGTTGTTTATCAAATTCGCATACATTAGTAAAAAATGCGGAAGTGTTTCCAATTGAAATTATTGTAAGAGGTTACCTTACTGGAAGTTTATGGAGAATGTATTCAGAACATGGTACGCTCGAAGTTTATAAAAATTTTGGGATTGCACTTCCTGAAGGGATGGCACAAAATCAAAAATTCCCACACCCCATCATCACACCAGCAATTAAAGTTCAAGGGAATCATGATCAACCCATCTCAAACCATGAAGCCGCAAAAATTGTCGGCAAAGATAATTGGGAATTTATCTGTACTAAAGCTTTAGAACTCTTTAACTTTGGTCAGAGTCAAGCGCATTCACGAGAGCTAATTTTAGTTGATACCAAGTATGAAATGGGAATTTTTGAAGACCGCATTATCCTTGTTGACGAAGTACATACTCCCGATTCTTCTCGTTACTGGTATGCAATTGATAACAATACGACAACCCCAAAACAGCTTTCAAAAGAATTTCTTCGAGAAGAAATACTAACTTTATTTAATAATAGCATTGAAAATGTTCTGAGCAATCCTACAGAGCATCCATTTTTACAAGACACTGAGCAAACAAAACACTTGGCACAAAAAATCACAGAACGATATCAAGAACTGTATCAAACTCTTATTGGCACTATCAGCACTCAAGAAATATTTCATCATTGTCTTGCAGACTGGCCTATGCCATCTCATTTATTTGACGAAATTATTTTATCTGCTACATACCCAAGCAAAGTTTTAGTTATAGGAAATGGGGGAAGAGATTATTCCATTTATTCTTCTGTTGCCAAACTACCCGAAGTCAATACAGTATTTTGCGCGTCTGGAGATAGGCTTTGGCAATCTCCAAAATATTCTCATTGTCCGTATTCCCAAATTCAAGACATTGCTCGTTTTGCTAAAGACCACAATGTTGGCTTGGTGATTTCTGGTCCAGAAATACCAATTGCGCAAGGGATTGCCGAAGCCTGTAGCACATATCAAATTCCTGTTCTTGCCCCCTCATTATCGTGCGCTTCGCTTGAAACAAGTAAAATATTTAGTAAAGAAATTATGCATGCCGCTGGCGTACTCACGCCACGTTCAACAGCGATAAGCTGGACTCACCTTAAAAATGCATTGCAACAGCACTTAACCGAAGGCCACACGCCTGATCTGACTTTGCCATGCGTTATTAAATATGATGGATTGGCAGCGGGTAAAGGAGTTTTTCTACTTCAAACTGTTGACGACATCTCTTGTGCTTTGCACTCTATTGAAAACAATATTTCAGATTGGGCGCAATTGCTAAACCAACTCAAAACTCCCTCGTTTAGTAAAATTCAAGGTGAACCTTTTTTTCTCATTGAAGAACTCATTACAGGCTATGAATTATCTGTGATTGCTCTGTGTAATGCCGAACAGTTTCGATTACTTCCAATTGCGCAAGATTACAAACGCCGCGATGATCATCAATCAGGACCTAACACTGGAGGAATGGGAACACTTGCTCCCATGTTCGTTTCTAATCCAATAATGGAGCAAATTACTGCGACTTTTAGTAAAACTCTTAAAGAGTTGAGTTTACGCAATATGCCTTATTATGGCTTTTTGTTTGCTGGATTTATGGTCGATAAACAGCAAAGCGCGTGGCTGCTTGAATACAATTGTAGACTTGGAGATCCCGAAACCCAAGTTATTTTACCAGGGCTACAACGTGATTTTTATATAGAATGTTTAAGAACTTCTAAAAAATTACCATTTTTATTTCAAAACAAAATTCAAACTCCATTTGACCATGATCAACTAAAAAGAGTTTTTGTTGTGGGCGCGGCACCAGAATATCCTTTTACAACTCCTGAACGCCGCGAAGTTCTTTTGCCTTCTGCTCACGAAATAGAAAAATTGAATTGCGAATTGATTCCCTCTGCTATTGAAACCGATAAAACCACAACAGGAGGAAGAATCCTTGGAGTCTTGGCCGCTCATACCTCATTTTCAAATGCACGCAACAATGCCTATGAAATTATGAATGCTGTTAAGTTAAAAAACAATTTTGGAGATGAGATCTCCCCTCATTTTAGAACCGATATTGGTTTAGAATTTGAAAACAATAACTAA
- a CDS encoding formyltransferase family protein: MIVVFASGTGSNFEAIAQAFPAQKKLLICNIENAGVIEISKKLNIDFKVIPHKNFSSRAEHEKAIWKILHTIPDILVIALAGYMRILSTTFFEELKNYPTNLSIINLHPAPLDLYQGAHGYEFAIKNKMPCWGLSIHETIPKLDAGRLLNYTEFPVFPFETIIELKNRVRSLEHQLYTETLKNIISNRKVNYDSSYSI; this comes from the coding sequence ATGATTGTTGTGTTTGCAAGTGGTACTGGATCTAATTTTGAAGCAATTGCACAAGCTTTTCCAGCACAAAAAAAATTACTCATCTGTAATATCGAAAATGCAGGTGTTATAGAAATTTCAAAAAAATTAAACATTGACTTTAAAGTAATCCCGCACAAAAATTTTAGCTCGCGTGCAGAACATGAAAAGGCTATTTGGAAAATATTGCATACAATTCCAGATATTTTAGTCATTGCACTCGCTGGATACATGAGAATATTATCGACTACTTTTTTTGAAGAACTTAAAAATTACCCCACAAACCTTTCTATTATAAACCTTCACCCTGCTCCGTTAGATTTATATCAAGGGGCGCATGGATACGAATTTGCTATTAAAAATAAAATGCCCTGCTGGGGGTTATCAATTCATGAAACAATTCCTAAACTCGACGCAGGAAGGCTTTTAAATTACACTGAATTTCCTGTTTTCCCGTTTGAAACAATTATAGAACTTAAAAACAGAGTACGATCATTGGAGCATCAGTTATATACCGAAACCTTAAAGAACATTATAAGTAACAGAAAGGTTAATTATGACAGTAGTTACTCAATATGA
- the purF gene encoding amidophosphoribosyltransferase produces the protein MCGVFGVTNVEHASKIAYLGLFALQHRGQESAGISVTETQIPDIRTHRDMGLVADVFKEHTLTALQGNNAIGHVRYSTAGGNTHSNIQPITANVHGMPVALSHNGNIENSKELRNFLESSGSIIHASSDSEIILHLIARSNKLNFIEKLVSAFEQLTGAFSILLLTPTHLYAVVDSFAYRPLSLGKMQKENSIESWIIASETCAMDLVGAQFIRDLLPGEILSINLSNGEMQSYALHQSREPNPTPARCVFEHVYFARPDSLVWNILAQNSRFALGEELANSLPVAADMVIAVPDSGVPMAMGYAHASRIPYKIGFIRNHYVGRTFIEPAQNVRNFKVRLKLNPVRETIRGKKIIVIDDSIVRGTTSRKIIELLYEAGASEVHLRIGSPPVKFPCFYGIDTPKRKELLAQQLSLEDMNRFLKSTTLAFLSQTQLLKVMQKLSPSTLCNSKSKNGGWCVSCFSGEYQKQNTHFQQNPTQNTHPIYGDCQSEC, from the coding sequence CCGAGACATGGGCCTTGTCGCAGATGTGTTTAAAGAACACACACTCACAGCGTTACAAGGCAATAACGCAATTGGACATGTGCGTTACAGTACGGCAGGAGGCAATACCCACTCCAATATTCAGCCCATTACTGCAAATGTTCACGGCATGCCAGTTGCACTTTCTCATAATGGCAACATCGAAAATTCTAAAGAATTGAGAAACTTTTTAGAATCCTCCGGTTCTATTATTCACGCCTCATCCGATAGCGAAATTATCCTGCATCTCATTGCGCGTAGCAACAAACTTAATTTTATTGAAAAGCTTGTTTCTGCTTTTGAACAACTGACAGGTGCATTTTCAATTTTATTGCTGACTCCAACTCATCTTTACGCTGTGGTGGATAGCTTTGCCTATCGCCCACTCTCACTCGGCAAAATGCAAAAAGAAAACAGCATTGAAAGCTGGATCATCGCAAGTGAAACCTGTGCCATGGATTTAGTTGGCGCACAATTTATTCGCGATCTGCTTCCTGGAGAAATTCTTTCTATAAATTTGTCTAACGGAGAAATGCAATCTTACGCACTTCATCAATCACGTGAGCCAAACCCAACACCAGCACGCTGCGTATTTGAACATGTGTATTTTGCTCGCCCCGATAGTCTTGTCTGGAATATTCTTGCGCAAAATTCTCGGTTTGCATTGGGAGAAGAGCTCGCTAACAGCCTTCCTGTAGCCGCAGATATGGTGATTGCTGTGCCCGATAGTGGTGTTCCCATGGCAATGGGTTATGCCCATGCTTCTCGTATCCCCTATAAAATTGGATTTATCCGCAATCACTATGTCGGCCGCACGTTCATCGAACCCGCACAAAACGTACGAAACTTTAAAGTCCGTTTAAAACTCAATCCTGTTCGCGAAACAATTCGTGGCAAAAAAATTATTGTCATTGATGACAGCATTGTCAGAGGAACAACCTCAAGAAAAATTATTGAACTTCTCTACGAAGCAGGAGCATCAGAAGTTCACTTAAGAATTGGTTCTCCTCCTGTAAAATTTCCGTGCTTTTATGGGATAGACACTCCAAAACGAAAGGAGCTTCTTGCACAGCAACTTTCCTTGGAAGACATGAATCGTTTTTTAAAATCCACCACTCTTGCTTTTCTTTCCCAAACCCAACTCTTAAAAGTAATGCAAAAATTATCTCCATCCACACTCTGCAACAGCAAATCGAAAAATGGTGGTTGGTGTGTTTCTTGCTTTTCTGGTGAGTACCAAAAACAAAATACACATTTTCAACAAAATCCTACACAAAATACTCACCCAATTTATGGAGATTGCCAAAGTGAATGCTAA
- the purE gene encoding 5-(carboxyamino)imidazole ribonucleotide mutase, producing MGSQSDYETLQHAENILIEFHIPYEIQIISAHRTPELMFEYAKTAHKRGIKIIIAGAGGAAHLPGMVSALSPLPVLAVPVMSKALHGIDSLLSIVQMPQGIPTATFAIGSAGASNAALFAIQILSLENLNLLEKIMIWRKENGQMALAGNKKIQEKCVLK from the coding sequence ATGGGAAGCCAATCTGATTACGAAACCTTACAGCATGCAGAAAATATTTTAATAGAGTTTCATATTCCTTACGAAATTCAAATTATCAGTGCCCATCGAACACCAGAATTGATGTTTGAATATGCAAAAACAGCGCATAAAAGAGGTATTAAAATAATTATTGCAGGTGCGGGAGGTGCCGCTCACCTGCCAGGCATGGTCAGTGCATTATCGCCTTTGCCCGTATTGGCTGTTCCTGTCATGTCCAAAGCGTTACACGGAATTGATAGCCTGTTATCGATTGTGCAAATGCCTCAGGGTATCCCTACTGCTACCTTTGCAATTGGTTCTGCTGGCGCCAGCAATGCTGCATTATTTGCCATTCAAATTCTTTCTTTAGAAAATTTAAATCTGCTTGAAAAAATTATGATTTGGCGAAAAGAAAATGGGCAAATGGCGCTTGCAGGAAATAAAAAAATTCAAGAAAAATGTGTCTTAAAATAA